In Pseudoalteromonas sp. NC201, a single window of DNA contains:
- a CDS encoding helix-turn-helix transcriptional regulator gives MQISKHRSRIERLVENKISFAANQVELSVYDTYESTNRVKLASNEVLFCAMITGKKVMHVDSCDYHQPFLPHQSFVLAPEQTVFIDFPDASLSAPTTCLAIEISREKINTVSEKLALSLPSDFNYQKQLVHTEHNWQTQHCLGRLLHLFSENEAERGYFIDLAMDELIARLLQQQSRDLLLGAVKQTPDHNGLYQAMHYLETHLDEPLDVEKLCKLSCMSRSRFFNQFKKSFSTTPQQWLQARRLTEAKAKLKAGIQITAISFALGFKHPSQFSRAFKQAFNITPKDYQLQALKADKNDWLLR, from the coding sequence TTGCAGATCTCTAAACATCGCAGTCGTATCGAACGCTTAGTTGAAAACAAAATAAGTTTTGCCGCCAATCAGGTAGAGCTTAGCGTCTATGACACATACGAAAGTACCAATAGAGTCAAACTCGCCTCTAATGAAGTGTTGTTTTGTGCGATGATCACTGGTAAAAAAGTGATGCACGTAGACAGTTGCGACTATCACCAACCCTTTTTACCTCATCAAAGCTTCGTATTGGCACCAGAACAAACCGTATTTATAGACTTTCCCGACGCCAGCTTATCCGCTCCCACCACCTGTTTAGCAATTGAGATCAGTCGAGAGAAAATTAATACCGTGAGCGAGAAGTTAGCGCTTTCGCTTCCTAGTGATTTTAATTATCAAAAGCAGCTGGTGCACACTGAGCATAACTGGCAAACCCAGCACTGTTTGGGGCGATTGCTCCATCTGTTCAGTGAGAATGAGGCTGAGCGGGGGTACTTTATCGATTTGGCAATGGACGAACTAATTGCAAGACTACTACAGCAACAAAGCCGAGATCTGCTGTTAGGCGCAGTAAAACAAACGCCTGATCATAACGGTTTGTATCAAGCGATGCATTATTTGGAGACTCATTTAGACGAACCACTAGATGTAGAGAAGCTTTGTAAACTTAGCTGCATGAGTAGAAGTCGCTTTTTCAATCAATTTAAAAAGTCATTTTCGACGACGCCACAGCAGTGGCTCCAAGCACGGAGACTAACTGAAGCAAAGGCAAAACTAAAAGCAGGAATTCAGATCACCGCAATTAGTTTTGCACTCGGCTTTAAGCATCCAAGTCAATTCAGTCGAGCGTTTAAACAAGCCTTTAATATCACGCCGAAGGACTATCAACTTCAGGCACTAAAAGCCGATAAAAACGACTGGTTACTCCGTTAG
- a CDS encoding trehalase family glycosidase: MQYQSNFYSTEIFKAVQSAGLFSDSKVFADAIAKIPLAEIENQYVMQKPTGEALLRFVHAHFDFVANKELNALPDFTSAQQYISALWSRLSRKPSTVAKGSLLPLPHPYVVPGGRFNEIYYWDSYFTALGLLDANRSDLVEGMLDNFVSLIDRIGHVPNGNRDYYQSRSQPPVTALMVDLLWQEKSHDKQWLSRVTQALLKEHQFWQTGEDLSCTDKKAHYRVVNMPCGGKLNRYWDPLAAPRPESFIEDIELAAAVTDSETFYQHIRAACESGWDFSSRWLANADDLASIRTTDIIPVDLNALLVLLESQIARCFEKLNELTQAQYYANLASNRSALIQKYCWCDKEGWFYDVDLNDYARTSVESLAGVVPMFAELVTPEQAEHIGKKLEAEFLQQGGLVSTLVTTSQQWDSPNGWAPLQWFAVSGLRAYGQNQLANKIMQAWLYAVETGFEQTGCLLEKYNVVEPDKQASGGEYVVQQGFGWTNGVTSRFYRLLVPEVDSPSA, translated from the coding sequence ATGCAGTACCAATCAAACTTTTATTCCACAGAGATTTTTAAGGCGGTGCAAAGCGCTGGCCTGTTTTCAGACAGTAAGGTTTTTGCAGATGCCATCGCAAAAATTCCGCTTGCAGAGATAGAAAACCAGTATGTGATGCAAAAGCCGACGGGAGAGGCATTACTTAGATTTGTGCATGCGCATTTTGACTTTGTTGCCAACAAAGAATTAAATGCCTTACCCGATTTTACGAGTGCGCAGCAGTATATCAGTGCGCTGTGGTCGCGTTTATCTAGAAAGCCGAGCACCGTTGCTAAGGGCTCCTTGCTACCTTTACCCCATCCGTATGTTGTACCGGGTGGACGTTTTAATGAGATTTATTACTGGGATAGCTACTTTACGGCACTCGGGCTTTTGGATGCGAACAGAAGCGATCTCGTTGAAGGAATGTTAGATAACTTTGTGAGTCTTATTGATCGTATTGGACATGTACCTAACGGAAATCGAGATTATTACCAAAGCCGCTCCCAGCCACCTGTAACAGCATTAATGGTTGATTTACTGTGGCAGGAAAAATCTCATGATAAGCAGTGGCTGTCACGAGTTACTCAGGCATTACTGAAAGAACATCAGTTTTGGCAGACTGGAGAGGATTTGAGTTGCACGGATAAAAAAGCGCATTACCGAGTCGTCAACATGCCATGTGGGGGCAAACTGAATCGCTACTGGGATCCGCTTGCAGCACCGCGCCCAGAGTCTTTTATTGAGGATATAGAATTAGCCGCAGCGGTTACGGACAGCGAAACGTTTTATCAGCACATTCGTGCGGCTTGTGAGTCGGGGTGGGACTTTAGTAGCCGTTGGTTAGCAAACGCTGACGATTTAGCGAGCATTCGTACAACAGACATTATCCCTGTGGATTTAAATGCACTACTAGTATTGCTTGAGTCGCAAATCGCACGTTGTTTTGAGAAATTAAACGAGCTAACGCAAGCGCAGTACTATGCCAATTTAGCGTCAAATCGCAGTGCACTGATACAGAAATATTGTTGGTGTGATAAAGAAGGCTGGTTTTACGATGTAGATCTTAATGATTATGCGCGTACCTCCGTTGAATCTCTAGCGGGCGTTGTGCCTATGTTTGCAGAGCTGGTTACACCTGAGCAGGCAGAGCATATTGGCAAAAAACTCGAGGCAGAGTTTTTGCAGCAAGGTGGATTGGTTAGTACCTTAGTCACTACTTCACAGCAGTGGGACAGTCCTAATGGCTGGGCACCACTTCAGTGGTTTGCGGTGTCAGGTTTAAGGGCATATGGTCAAAATCAACTCGCGAATAAGATTATGCAAGCATGGCTTTATGCTGTTGAAACCGGCTTTGAGCAAACCGGCTGTTTGCTTGAGAAGTACAATGTGGTTGAACCGGATAAACAGGCTAGTGGCGGAGAATACGTGGTGCAACAGGGTTTTGGCTGGACTAACGGAGTAACCAGTCGTTTTTATCGGCTTTTAGTGCCTGAAGTTGATAGTCCTTCGGCGTGA